A single window of Neospora caninum Liverpool complete genome, chromosome XII DNA harbors:
- a CDS encoding putative diphthine synthase, giving the protein MVLIIVGLGLSDERDITVKGLEEVKNADFVYLEAYTAVLGVGPQKLEEFFGKKIIEADRTFVEQGSDEMLDRALSSNVAFLVVGDPFCATTHADLYLRARRKNVTVKVVHNASIMNAIGSCGLQLYRFGETVSIPFFEESWRPDSFYMKIKKNKDAGFHTLCLLDIKTKEQTVENMMRGRQIYEPPRFMSVQTAIRQLLEVEDKLGEKVCARDAKAFGLARIGAASQQITSGTLEALLSVDFGPPLHSLVICAPTLHEMETEFFELFQSSDKPAADA; this is encoded by the exons ATGGTGCTTATCATAGTTGGCCTGGGCCTCTCTGACGAAAGAGACATAACGGTCAAAGGGCTCGAAGAGGTCAAAAATGCAGATTTCGTGTACCTAGAGGCCTACACTGCTGTTCTAGGTGTCGGACCCCAAAAGCTG GAGGAATTTTTCGGGAAGAAAATTATTGAAGCTGACAGAACTTTCGTGGAGCAAGGAAGTGACGAAATGCTCGACCGAGCGCTCTCTTCAAATGTTGCGTTCCTAGTCGTGGGAGACCCCTTCTG CGCGACGACGCATGCGGATCTATACCTCCGCGCACGCAGGAAGAACGTGACTGTCAAAGTCGTCCACAATGCTTCCATCATGAATGCCATCGGCTCCTGTGGACTGCAG CTTTATAGGTTCGGAGAGACCGTGTCCATCCCCTTCTTCGAAGAGTCTTGGCGGCCGGATAGCTTTTACATGAAGATCAAGAAAAACAAGGATGCAGGCTTCCATACACTTTGTCTCCTTG ATATTAAAACGAAGGAGCAAACCGTGGAAAATATGATGAGGGGACGACAAATATATGAGCCACCTCG GTTCATGTCTGTGCAAACAGCTATACGCCAGTTACTTGAGGTTGAAGACAAGCTTGGTGAGAAAG TCTGTGCGAGAGATGCGAAGGCTTTCGGCTTGGCTCGGATCGGAGCTGCTTCCCAGCAGATCACATCAG GGACCCTTGAGGCACTGCTTTCGGTCGACTTTGGTCCCCCTCTCCATTCTCTG GTTATATGCGCTCCGACTCTCCACGAGATGGAAACAGAATTTTTCGAGTTGTTCCAGTCGAGCGACAAACCGGCTGCCGACGCCTGA
- a CDS encoding putative MAK16 protein, with product MQNDEVIWNVINKDFCSFKVKTLREDMCRNEYNVTGKCNRVSCPLANSNYGTVIEHQGALFLCLKTIERAHMPKKLWEKIRLPLNIKQAKEVIEREMKNVYKKHQIERCKRRAIKLKQMLDRMRRLELKPKEKLVPVKQKTERRERAREKKAEVAAHLEDVIESELLKRLQQGVYGTLYNFDSEKTAQAEEDEEEVEVQQGKAEKKGAVAFEEDEEDVELSDFSESEGSEEFDFDESDEEEDIEDLEFSEEDMAEPVRKAPRRGLAATSVRDRRRAEQRQSSTVSEDEESAEEPGKSPMKSASGGRLLQLSGLKRQLARRGQPREAIRFEEEDEREAMLQEQ from the exons ATGCAGAACGACGAGGTGATTTGGAACGTTATCAACAAGGACTTTTGCTCCTTCAAAGTGAAGACGCTTCGCGAGGACATGTGCAGAAATGAGTACAATGTCACTGGAAAATGCAACCGCGTCTCGTGCCCCTTGGCGAACAGCAACTACGGTACGGTCATCGAGCACCAAGgcgctctgtttctctgtctgaaGACGATTGAGCGTGCCCACATGCCGAAGAAACTGTGGGAGAAAATTCGGCTGCCACTCAATATCaagcaggcgaaggaggTCATCGAGAGGGAAATGAAAAATGTGTACAAGAAACACCAGATTGAGCGCTGCAAGAGACGGGCCATCAAGCTCAAGCAAATGCTCGATCGCATGCGCCGACTGGAACTAAAGCCCAA GGAGAAACTGGTTCCGGTGAagcagaagacagaaagaagagaacgagcgagagaaaagaaagccgAAGTCGCTGCTCATCTGGAGGATGTGATCGAGTCGGAGCTCCTGAAGAGGCTGCAGCAG GGTGTCTACGGAACACTGTACAACTTCGATTCGGAGAAGACTGCGCaagctgaagaggacgaagaggaggtcGAGGTACAGcaaggaaaggcggagaagaagg GTGCAGTGGCCtttgaggaagacgaggaagacgtaGAGCTTTCAGATTTTTCGGAAAGTGAGGGTAGTGAAGAATTCGACTTCGACGAgtccgacgaggaagaagacatcGAGGACCTCGAAttcagcgaggaagacatgGCGGAACCGGTACGCAAAGCTCCCCGACGGGGGTTGGCGGCCACGTCTGTTCGCGATCGGAGACGAGCGGAGCAACGTCAGAGCTCCACGGTTtccgaagacgaagaatCTGCAGAGGAGCCTGGGAAGTCTCCGATGAAGAGTGCGTCGGGGGGACGTCTCCTGCAGTTATCGGGTCTCAAGAGACAACTCGCCAGACGAG GCCAACCACGCGAAGCGATTCGattcgaggaagaggacgagcggGAGGCGATGCTTCAAGAACAGTAG
- a CDS encoding putative 33 kda inner dynein arm light chain has protein sequence MQSSLLKYRSPQVERIISQDASKNRSRPKAPGEGASNQLVAIATTEDILDFILPPREWTENGQLWRQRVSSTPATRADVIALQEELDKRLKHRQAREYGLCPVREELYSQCFDEILRQDGVILQVTIACAERGLLLHRVRTELRTMTQAYQKLYESSAAFGMRKALQAEQRKEEMDERLESLNQSNKQLEQEVKVMERYVEKTVQDATARMEQKPFFPLYALQEEQDHKATVTALKKKSQKMKHELERLLSVASRR, from the exons ATGCAGTCCTCCCTACTAAAATACAGATCTCCTCAGGTTGAACGAATTATCAGCCAGGATGCCTCGAAAAACCGATCGCGACCCAAGGCACCTGGGGAAGGGGCTTCCAACCAACTCGTTGCCATAGCCACGACAGAAGATATCTTAGATTTTATACTGCCTCCGCGCGAGTGGACAGAAAATGGACAATTGTGGAGGCAGCGAGTCAGTAGTACTCCGGCGACCCGCGCGGATGTCATCGCTCTCCAAGAAGAACTTGATAAACGTCTGAAACATAGACAAGCTCGAGAGTACGGTCTCTGCCCAGTTAGGGAAGAATTGTACTCCCAGTGTTTCGATGAAATACTTCGACAG GACGGTGTCATACTTCAGGTGACCattgcatgcgccgagcGAGGGTTGCTACTACACCGCGTACGCACGGAGCTCCGCACAATGACTCAAGCATATCAGAAGCTGTACGAGTCATCTGCAGCCTTCGGTATGAGAAAGGCATTACAGGCGGAgcagcggaaagaagaaatggACGAGCGACTCGAATCTCTCAACCAAAGCAACAAGCAGCTGGAGCAGGAAGTGAAAGTAATGGAACGCTACGTCGAGAAGACCGTTCAAGATGCCACGGCAAGGATGGAACAG AagccttttttccctctctatGCCCTTCAGGAGGAACAAGACCACAAAGCGACTGTAACAGCGCTGAAGAAAAAATCACAGAAGATGAAGCACGAACTTGAacggcttctctccgttgcATCTCGAAGATGA